Sequence from the Qipengyuania pelagi genome:
GCTGGACCGATCCGATCGTGGTCGGCCGCCACGCTTTCGGCGACCAGTATCGCGCCAAGGACACGCTGATCCCCGGCGCCGGCAAGCTGCGCCTCGTCTTCGAAGGCGAGAATGGCGAGAACATCGATCTCGACGTGTTCGAATTCCAGCAGTCGGGCGTCGCCATGGCGATGTACAATCTCGACGAATCGATCCGCGATTTCGCGCGCGCCAGCTTCAATTACGGGCTCGATCGCGGCTGGCCGGTCTATCTCTCGACCAAGAACACCATCCTCAAAAAGTACGATGGCCGCTTCAAGGATCTGTTCCAGGAAGTGTTCGACGCGGAGTTCGCCGACAAGTTCAAGGCGGCCAACATCACCTACGAACACCGCCTGATCGACGACATGGTCGCCGCCGCACTGAAGTGGAGCGGAAAGTTCGTCTGGGCCTGCAAGAACTATGACGGCGACGTGCAGTCGGATGTCGTGGCGCAGGGCTTCGGCTCGCTCGGCCTGATGACCAGCGTGCTGCTCTCGCCCGATGGCAAGACCGTGGAAGCGGAAGCCGCGCACGGCACCGTGACCCGTCACTATCGCCAGCACCAGCAGGGCAAGGCGACCTCGACCAACCCGATCGCATCGATCTTCGCCTGGACGCGCGGCCTGATCTATCGCGGCAAGTTCGACGACACCCCCGATGTGGTGAAGTTCGCCGAGACGCTGGAGCGGGTCTGCGTGGAAACCGTCGAGAGCGGCCAGATGACCAAGGATCTCGCGCTGCTGATCGGACCGGGCCAGAGCTGGCTGACCACCGAGCAGTTCTTCGAGGCGGTCCGCAGCAATCTCGAAAAAGAGATGAAAGAGCAGGGCCTCGCCCCCGCCTGACCCGGAATACAGGTTCCGTGAGAATCGAGCCCCGGCGCCTCACTCGTAGGCGTCGGGGCTTTCTATATGCGGTCGGTCGATACCCAGCCCGATGAGCTTGGCAGGCACCCGCTGCAACGGACCGACACGATCGATCAGCCGCACGGGAAGTGGCGCACGGTCGATCGGCTGATCGCGCTGGAGGATCGGCCAGATGATGCGATCCTGCACGAGCTTCTGCATCTTCTGCGTGTAATGGACCGACCGGGCGCGCAGCTGCTGCACGCGCGGCAAAAGCGGATCGGGATTGTCTCCCCGCGCAAGCGGTGCCGCCAGCACATTTGCGGCGACCACTGCATCCTGCACAGCGACATTGATCCCTACCCCGCCGATCGGGCTCATCGCATGGGCGGCGTCACCGATCGCCAGCAACCCGTCACGGTTCCACCGTGTCAGACGGTCGAGCGCCACGCTCAGAAGCTTCACCTCGTCCATATCGGAGAACGCCGCGATCGCCCCATCGAGCTCGGGCACCAGACCGTGCAGGCGATTGCGAAACGCCTCTATGCCCTGCGCGCGGATCTCATCCGCCGTGCCTTTGGGGATCAGGAACGCGCATTGAAGGTAAGTGCGCCGGTTGATCAGGACGAGAAACTTGCCCGCGGCCAGCGAGCCGAAGCTTTCCGGACCGAGAGCTTCGGGGCGATCCAGCCTGAACCACAGGACATCCATCGGTGCACCGATTCGCTCGAGCGGCAGCGCCGCCTCTTCGCGCATGATCGAGCGCCGGCCATCGGCTGCGATCACGAGCCGCGCGGGCAGCACTTCCCCGGCCTTCGTTTCGACCGCCGATATCCGCCCCTTGCCATCTTTATGCGCGGCGACAGCCTCTGTCCCCGTACGCAATTCGAATCCGGGGTATCGTCGCGCCTTGCCCGTCAGAAAATCGAGCAGGTCCCATTGCGGCATCATCGCGATGTAGGGAGCTGGCACGGGCAGGTGCCGGAAGTCCGCAATTGCACGTTGCTCGCCTGCGATCCTGAGCCCGATCCTCTCGACCTTGCTGTGTTCGATTTCCAGCAGCTCATCGAGCCAGCCGAGCTGATGGAACAGATCGAGTGTCGAGGGATGGACCGTGTCACCGCGAAAATCGCGGAAGAAGTCCGCGTGCTTCTCCAGAACGGTCACCTTGACGCCCGCGCGGGCGAGCAACATTCCGGCAAATATGCCCGCCGGGCCTCCTCCGACGACGATTACCGGCAATTCGGAATGATTTGGCACCTTGGACGCGCTCCCTTGTTCAGGCATTAGCGCCCGTGGAACACTGCATACAGGAGACGGTCCGATCTCAACCACCAACAAAACCAAGGCCCGCCTGGAAGTCCGACGGGCCATGATCAAGGATATCCGCGGGATCGCCGCGCTTATCCGCCGCGTCTACACCGAATTACCGCCCTACAAGCAGAGCGAAATTCGCGGCCAGATCAACAACTTCCCCGATGGGTGTTTCGTCGCGCTGCTCGATGATGAGGTGGTGGGCTATTGCGCCTCCATGCAATTGCCCGAGCCGGTGGCCTTCGCGCCGCACGACTGGGACGAGATCACCGGCAACGGTTACGGCAGCCGCCACGATCCGACCGGGGACTGGCTCTATGGCTACGAGATGTGCGTCGATCCCAAGGTGCGTGGCGTTCGCATCGGGCGCCGCCTCTACGAAGAACGGCGCGCGCTGGCGGAGGAGAACGATCTTACCGGAATCGTCTTCGGGGGCCGGATGCCGGGTTACGACCGGGCGCGCCGCCGCAAGACCGACAAGGTCGAAAGCCCGGAGGATTATCTCGACCGCCTCGTCGCCGGAAAGCTGCACGATCCGGTGCTGCGCTTCCAGCTCGCCAACGGGTTCGAACCGCAGGGCGTGATGCGCAAATACCTGCCCGAGGACAAGGCCTCGCGCGGGAATGCGGTGATGATGGTCTGGCGCAATCCGTATGTGGAGCGCGACCAGCCGGTGAAGAAGCGCCTGCCGCGCGGCGTCGAATCGGTGCGCGTGGCGACCTGCCAGTTGCAGGCCCGCGCTGTCGCCGATTACGACGAGTTCCTGCGCGCCATTCAGTATTTCGTCGGCGTCGCATCCGATTACGAAGCGGATTTCATCGTCTTCCCCGAGCTGTTCACGCTGCAATTGCTGAGCTTCGAGCCGGAGGAACTCTCTCCCGTCGCCGCGATCGAGCGCCTGTCCGAATACACACCGCGCATCCGTTCCGATCTTTCCGAAATGGCGATGCGCTACAACATCAACATCATCGGCGGTTCGCACCCGACGCGGATGGATGATGGCGACATCCACAACGTCGCCTATGTCTGCCTGCGCGACGGATCGGTGCACGAACAGGAGAAGATCCACCCCACGCCGAACGAGCGCTATTGGTGGAACATTCGCGGCGGCGACACGATCGACGTGATCCAGACCGATTGCGGCCCGATCGGGGTGCAGATCTGCTATGACAGCGAATTCCCCGAACTGAGCCGCAAGCTGGCGGACGAAGGCGCGCGGATCATCTTCGTCCCCTTCTGCACCGACAGCCGCCAGGGCTATCTGCGGGTGCGTTATTGCGGGCAGGCGCGCGCGATCGAGAACCAGTGCTTCGTGGTGTTGTCCGGCAATGTCGGCAACCTTCCCAATGTCGCCAATATGGACATCCAGTACGCGCAGAGCTGCATCCTGACGCCCTGCGACTTCCCCTTCGCGCGCGACGGGATCGCGGCCGAGGCGAGCGAGAATGTCGAGACGCTGACGATAAGCGACATCAACCTCGCCGATCTCAGCTGGGCGCGCGCGGAAGGCACGGTGCGCAACCTCGCCGACCGGCGCTTCGATCTCTACCGGATCGAATGGGACGAGGATGGCGCGCATCCGGGCAAGACCCGCCCGCGCGCCGAACCGCTCGGCACGCAGACCGTCGGCGGGGGCTAGGCTTTCGAAGCATCGTTGCGCGCTGGATCGCCGCGTCGCTTCGCTCCTCGCGATGACGAAGATGGCTGCATTGGCCGCCAATCTTCGTCATTGCGAGCGACCGCAGGTCGCGCGGCAATCCAAGGCGGTCGCATAACGACCGCGCCGATAGAAAATCTCACGCCCCCAAGACTGGCGCAACCCCGCCCCGCATTATAGGACGCTCCCATGGCCGGCGAGATCGAAGCGACCCCGATGATATCCGATGCGCTGGTGATCCTCGGCGCGGCGGGGCTCGTCATCCCGGTCTTCACCCGCTTCCGCATCACGCCCGTCATCGGGTTCATCCTGATCGGCATCGCGGTCGGCCCCTTCGGGCTCGGACAATTGGTCTACGAACGACCCTGGCTCAGTCACATAACGATCACCGATCCCGAGGCGCTGGAACCCTTCGCGGAATTCGGGATCATCCTGCTGCTGTTCACCATCGGGCTGGAACTGAGTTTCAAGCGATTGTGGCAGATGCGCAGGCTGGTGTTCGGACTGGGCGCGCTCGAACTGCTTGTCACCGGCGTGATGCTGGCGATCGTCCTCGCGATGATCGGCCAGTACTGGACCGGGGCGCTGGCGCTGGGCTTCGCGCTCGCCTTCTCCTCCACCGCGATCGTCCTGCCGATATCGGGCACGCACTCGCCCGTGGGCCGCTCGGCGCTGTCGATGCTGCTGTTCGAGGATATCATGATCGTGCCGATCATCTTCATCCTCGGCGCCATGGCCCCCACCGCGCAGGCCGAAGGGTGGGAGGGGCTGGTCGACACGCTCGTCGTCGGCGGGGTCGTGATCGCGGTGCTGCTGATCGCCGGGCGGATCGCCCTGCCCCGCCTGTTCGCGCAGGCCGCGCGCACCAAGAGCCCGGAGCTGTTCCTCGCCGCCAGCCTGCTCGTCGTGATCGGTGCCAGCCTCGCCACCGCGCTTGCGGGCCTGTCCCCCATCGTCGGGGCGCTGATCGCCGGCCTCCTGATCGCGGAGACCGAATATCATGGCGAGGTCGAAGCGATCATCGAACCCTTCAAGGGCCTTGCGCTCGGGATTTTCCTCATCACGGTCGGGATGAGCATCGATCTCGCCACGATCTGGGAAAACCTAGCCTCAATCGCGACCGCCGTGGTCGGCGTGCTGGTCTTCAAGGCGCTCATCACCGGTATCCTTTTGCGTCTGATGGGTGCGCGGCGATCGACGGCGGCGGAGACGGGCATCCTGATGGCGAGCCCGTCCGAAACCACGCTGATCGTGCTCGCGGCGGCCAGTTCCGCGCTGCTGATCCAGCCCGGGACGGCCCAGTTCTGGCAGATCGTCACGGCCATCGGCCTGACCATCACGCCGGTCCTCGCTCTGGTCGGGCGCGCGATCGCCCGGCGGGTCGAACCCATGCCGGAATTGCCGCCGGAGGATGAAGGCAACCCGCGCGTCATCATCATCGGAGCGGGCCGCGTCGGTCGCCTGATCGCGCGGATGCTGGAAACGCACGACAAACCCTATGTCGCGATCGATTCGAACGCCGACCTGATCGCCAGCGCCAAGCGCCGCGGCTTCCGCGCGGCTTTCGGCGATGCCTCGCGCAGCGATGCGCTCGACAAGCTGGGCATCGAAAGCGCGCTCGCCGTGGTGCTGACCATGGACGAGCCGGTGCTGGCCGCGCGCCTCGTCGCCAAATTGCGCAAGGCCTATCCGCAATTGCTGATCGTCGCGCGCGCCCGCGATACCGGCCACGCGGCCGAACTCTACCGCGCCGGGGCCAGCCATGCGGTGCCCGAAACGCTCGAAAGCTCGCTGCAATTGAGCGAGGCGGTCCTCGTCGATATCGGCGTGCCGATGGGTCCGGTGATCGCCTCCATCCACGAACAGCGCGACGAATACCGCGTGAAGATCGAACAGGAAGGCGCGCTCAGCTATCGCCCCAAACTGCGCAGCAGCACCGCGAGCGATTGAGGGACGGCATCTCATGGGTGAAATCGAGACACGCGCCGATTGCTCGCGCTGCGCGGCGCTATGCTGCATCGCCTATCCATCGGACGATATGCCGGGCTTCTCGGCACGCAAGGCTGCGGGTGAACCCTGCCCCAAGCTCGGGCGGGACGGGCTCTGTACGATCTACGAGCGTCGCGAGGAAGAAGGGTTCGCGGGCTGCATCCGCTACGAATGCTTCGGCGCTGGCCAGCATGTCGTGGAAACGCTATTTGCAGGACGCGACTGGCGCAGCGATCCCGCGCTTCTGCCGGCCATGGTCGAAAACTTTCTCGCCATGCGTCCGGTCAGCGACCTGCTCTTCCTCGCCCGCCGCGCGGAGGCACGCGGCGGCGAAGTGGCGGATATCGTCGAGCGCCTCGAAACGATGGCGAGCAGTCGGGAAAGCCTGATCGCAGCCGAGGGTCTCGCGTCCTGCGAACGGGATCTGCGCGCGCTCTATCGCCAGCTCGGCCCGGAGAGAGATTGAACGATCCGCGCGCTCATGCATTGGAAGGGAAAGGAGAAAATGCGATGAGCAATCCCGATCCCACCAAGCCGACGCCCAATGACGAGAAGTTCAAGCCGCAGAACGTGCAGGACCCGTTGAAGAGCACGGCGAAAGTCGATCAGGGGCGCGGCCAGCCCGGCGATACGGGCGGCAACGATCTCGAACAGGGCAGCAGCGGCGTGACGAAAAAGACGCCGAGCGCCTGACGGACAGCCGGTAAAAGAAAAGCAAACCGCCCGCGCCGACCCGGTTGCGGGCGGTTTTCTATTGCGGGCTCGCTTCCTATCCGGCGCTTAGGGCCTCGCGCACCGCCGCGATTGCCGCATCGGCCTGCGAACCATCCGGTCCGCCGCCCTGCGCCATATCAGGGCGGCCGCCCCCGCCCTTGCCGCCGAGTGCCTCGACGCCCTTGCGCACCAGATCGACCGCGCTGAAGCGACCGATCAGATCGTCCGTCACCGCCACGGCGAACGCCGCCTTGCCATCATTGACCGCGCAGATCGCCGCGATCCCGGATCCGATGCGGGACTTCGCCTCGTCGAGAAGCGGACGCAATTCCTTGGGATCGAGACCTTCGATCGTCTGGCCGGAGAAGGTGACGCCACCAATATCCTCGTCTGCGGCTTGCGCCGGACCAGCGCCGCCGCCGCCGAGCGCCAGAGCGCGTTTCGCTTCGGCCAGCTCCTTTTCGAGCCGCTTGCGCTCCTCGACCAGCGCCGTGACGCGCGCCGCGGCATCGTCGGGCGCGGTCTTCAGCGCGCTGGCGATCGCCTTCACCGCCTCGTCGCGCGCGAGCAGCCAGCGGCGCGCCGCATCGCCCGTCAGCGCCTCGATCCGGCGCACCCCCGAACTGACCGCGCTTTCCGAAACGATGTGGAACAGGCCGATATCACCCGTCGCCTCGACATGGGTGCCGCCGCACAATTCGACCGAAAAGTTACGGCTCCCATCGGGCTTGCGACCCATCGAGAGAACGCGGACCTCGTCGCCATATTTCTCCCCGAACAGCGCCAGCGCGCCCGCCGCCACGGCATCGTCCGGCGTCATCAACCGGGTCGAGACCTGTTCGTTGGCGCGGATTTCCGCGTTCACCTCGGCCTCGATATCGGCGATTTCCTCAGCGCTCAGCGGCTTGGGATGCGAAAAATCGAAGCGGAAGCGATCGTCCGCCACCAGCGAGCCCTTCTGCGTGACATGCTCGCCGAGCGCATTGCGCAGGGCTGCGTGAACCAGATGGGTCGCCGAGTGGTTCGCACGGATGCGATCGCGCCGGTCGGCATCGATCTGGAGATGGACCGCATCGCCCACCTTGACCTCGCCCTTGATCACCTTGCCGACATGCGCGTGAAGTCTGCCCAAGGGCTTATTGGTCGTTTCGACCGCGAATTCGAGGCCATCGGGCGTCCAGATGCGCCCCGCATCGCCGGTCTGGCCGCCGCTCTCACCATAGAACGGGGTCTGGTTGGTCAGCACGATCACCTGATCGCCCGCAGCCGCTCTGTCGACCTCGGCGCCGTCCTTGACGATGGCCACCACCGCCGCTTCGCCCGTGGTCGAGCTGTAGCCGGTAAATTCGGTCGAACCTTCGCGCTCGGCGATGTCGAACCACACCTCATCGCTCGCCGCCTCGCCCGAACCCTTCCAGGCAGCGCGGGCGGCGGCT
This genomic interval carries:
- a CDS encoding NADP-dependent isocitrate dehydrogenase, coding for MQKIQVKNPVVELDGDEMTKIIWEWIRERLILPYLDIDLKYYDLSIEHRDATDDQVTVDAANAIKEHGVGVKCATITPDEARVEEFGLKKMWVSPNGTIRNILGGVVFREPIVIDNVPRLVPGWTDPIVVGRHAFGDQYRAKDTLIPGAGKLRLVFEGENGENIDLDVFEFQQSGVAMAMYNLDESIRDFARASFNYGLDRGWPVYLSTKNTILKKYDGRFKDLFQEVFDAEFADKFKAANITYEHRLIDDMVAAALKWSGKFVWACKNYDGDVQSDVVAQGFGSLGLMTSVLLSPDGKTVEAEAAHGTVTRHYRQHQQGKATSTNPIASIFAWTRGLIYRGKFDDTPDVVKFAETLERVCVETVESGQMTKDLALLIGPGQSWLTTEQFFEAVRSNLEKEMKEQGLAPA
- a CDS encoding FAD-dependent oxidoreductase, producing the protein MPNHSELPVIVVGGGPAGIFAGMLLARAGVKVTVLEKHADFFRDFRGDTVHPSTLDLFHQLGWLDELLEIEHSKVERIGLRIAGEQRAIADFRHLPVPAPYIAMMPQWDLLDFLTGKARRYPGFELRTGTEAVAAHKDGKGRISAVETKAGEVLPARLVIAADGRRSIMREEAALPLERIGAPMDVLWFRLDRPEALGPESFGSLAAGKFLVLINRRTYLQCAFLIPKGTADEIRAQGIEAFRNRLHGLVPELDGAIAAFSDMDEVKLLSVALDRLTRWNRDGLLAIGDAAHAMSPIGGVGINVAVQDAVVAANVLAAPLARGDNPDPLLPRVQQLRARSVHYTQKMQKLVQDRIIWPILQRDQPIDRAPLPVRLIDRVGPLQRVPAKLIGLGIDRPHIESPDAYE
- a CDS encoding bifunctional GNAT family N-acetyltransferase/carbon-nitrogen hydrolase family protein encodes the protein MIKDIRGIAALIRRVYTELPPYKQSEIRGQINNFPDGCFVALLDDEVVGYCASMQLPEPVAFAPHDWDEITGNGYGSRHDPTGDWLYGYEMCVDPKVRGVRIGRRLYEERRALAEENDLTGIVFGGRMPGYDRARRRKTDKVESPEDYLDRLVAGKLHDPVLRFQLANGFEPQGVMRKYLPEDKASRGNAVMMVWRNPYVERDQPVKKRLPRGVESVRVATCQLQARAVADYDEFLRAIQYFVGVASDYEADFIVFPELFTLQLLSFEPEELSPVAAIERLSEYTPRIRSDLSEMAMRYNINIIGGSHPTRMDDGDIHNVAYVCLRDGSVHEQEKIHPTPNERYWWNIRGGDTIDVIQTDCGPIGVQICYDSEFPELSRKLADEGARIIFVPFCTDSRQGYLRVRYCGQARAIENQCFVVLSGNVGNLPNVANMDIQYAQSCILTPCDFPFARDGIAAEASENVETLTISDINLADLSWARAEGTVRNLADRRFDLYRIEWDEDGAHPGKTRPRAEPLGTQTVGGG
- a CDS encoding cation:proton antiporter; the encoded protein is MAGEIEATPMISDALVILGAAGLVIPVFTRFRITPVIGFILIGIAVGPFGLGQLVYERPWLSHITITDPEALEPFAEFGIILLLFTIGLELSFKRLWQMRRLVFGLGALELLVTGVMLAIVLAMIGQYWTGALALGFALAFSSTAIVLPISGTHSPVGRSALSMLLFEDIMIVPIIFILGAMAPTAQAEGWEGLVDTLVVGGVVIAVLLIAGRIALPRLFAQAARTKSPELFLAASLLVVIGASLATALAGLSPIVGALIAGLLIAETEYHGEVEAIIEPFKGLALGIFLITVGMSIDLATIWENLASIATAVVGVLVFKALITGILLRLMGARRSTAAETGILMASPSETTLIVLAAASSALLIQPGTAQFWQIVTAIGLTITPVLALVGRAIARRVEPMPELPPEDEGNPRVIIIGAGRVGRLIARMLETHDKPYVAIDSNADLIASAKRRGFRAAFGDASRSDALDKLGIESALAVVLTMDEPVLAARLVAKLRKAYPQLLIVARARDTGHAAELYRAGASHAVPETLESSLQLSEAVLVDIGVPMGPVIASIHEQRDEYRVKIEQEGALSYRPKLRSSTASD
- the alaS gene encoding alanine--tRNA ligase, producing MTSTNDIRRSFLDYFAGQGHKEVASAPLVPFSDPTLMFVNAGMVPFKNSFTGLETPPAPRATSAQKCVRAGGKHNDLDNVGYTARHHTFFEMLGNFSFGDYFKEQAIHHAWTLLTKEWGLDPERLLVTVYHTDDEAFELWKKLTGFADEKIIRIPTKDNFWAMGSDGPCGPCSEIFYDHGDHIWGGPPGSPEEDGDRFVEIWNLVFMQFTQEADEIVGDLPKPSIDTGMGIERVAAVMQGVHDNYDTDTFKALIAASEGLTGVKAEGDRTASHRVIADHLRSTSFLLADGVLPSNEGRGYVLRRIMRRAMRHAHLLGADKPLMHRLVPELVSEMGAAYPELVRGQALIQEVLEREETQFRRTLDKGLRLLDEETGDLGEGGTLPGETAFKLYDTYGFPYDLTEDALRSRGIGVDREGFDAAMAQQKAAARAAWKGSGEAASDEVWFDIAEREGSTEFTGYSSTTGEAAVVAIVKDGAEVDRAAAGDQVIVLTNQTPFYGESGGQTGDAGRIWTPDGLEFAVETTNKPLGRLHAHVGKVIKGEVKVGDAVHLQIDADRRDRIRANHSATHLVHAALRNALGEHVTQKGSLVADDRFRFDFSHPKPLSAEEIADIEAEVNAEIRANEQVSTRLMTPDDAVAAGALALFGEKYGDEVRVLSMGRKPDGSRNFSVELCGGTHVEATGDIGLFHIVSESAVSSGVRRIEALTGDAARRWLLARDEAVKAIASALKTAPDDAAARVTALVEERKRLEKELAEAKRALALGGGGAGPAQAADEDIGGVTFSGQTIEGLDPKELRPLLDEAKSRIGSGIAAICAVNDGKAAFAVAVTDDLIGRFSAVDLVRKGVEALGGKGGGGRPDMAQGGGPDGSQADAAIAAVREALSAG